A genome region from Hevea brasiliensis isolate MT/VB/25A 57/8 chromosome 7, ASM3005281v1, whole genome shotgun sequence includes the following:
- the LOC110633357 gene encoding uncharacterized protein LOC110633357, whose product MSRLHMQEELQKISVMERLNTHKVLDTIDIHQKALDDLVNVNSLFTIAVFVGLSLAHPGEHSLEDRAECDPDRRLAKRLVVSEVLSFAFFLLSSLVAKTLKVHLNIYREKDFRKIKFKIIRGGMLLMSAWGSILGCVFLTASMVDVIQIRVGKISCGSVYAFRAAGSLIAIVLLALGIYVPFMMHAIYVSMKNIE is encoded by the exons ATGTCCCGACTGCATATGCAGGAAGAGCTGCAGAAAATATCAGTCATGGAACG GTTAAATACGCATAAAGTGCTGGACACAATAGACATCCATCAGAAAGCACTAGACGACCTTGTCAACGTGAACTCGCTCTTCACAATAGCCGTGTTTGTTGGCTTATCCTTAGCTCATCCGGGCGAGCACAGCCTGGAGGACCGTGCCGAGTGCGACCCAGACAGGAGGCTAGCCAAACGGCTTGTAGTGAGCGAGGTGCTGTCATTTGCTTTCTTCCTGCTATCCAGCCTTGTAGCCAAGACTCTTAAGGTTCATCTCAACATATACAGGGAAAAAGATTTCAGGAAAATAAAATTCAAGATTATCAGAGGAGGGATGCTGTTGATGTCAGCCTGGGGGTCGATTCTTGGTTGCGTTTTCTTGACAGCGTCGATGGTGGATGTAATACAAATTCGAGTAGGGAAGATTTCGTGTGGGAGTGTGTATGCGTTCAGGGCAGCAGGATCGCTGATCGCCATTGTTCTGCTTGCTTTGGGCATCTACGTGCCTTTTATGATGCATGCTATTTATGTCTCCATGAAAAATATTGAGTAA
- the LOC110633358 gene encoding uncharacterized protein LOC110633358 yields MDQSPKDPYYSENTTGRVTSTSSSSASTTTSVHVTALDGLVNVNSLFTIAVFVGLSLTTPGQRSLENRSACDAGIDVAKKLLVFEVVSFSFFLFSSLIAQGLKLAINLLNSKDVDEAFRAHINLKVLRFGMMGSAVGSVMGCIFLVLSMVNVIQIRLGMLSCGSKSAVHAVTALVLLVSSALLIYISTAFYAFLH; encoded by the exons ATGGATCA ATCTCCAAAAGACCCCTACTACAGCGAGAATACCACCGGAAGGGTTACCTCCACTTCTTCCTCCTCTGCTTCCACCACTACCAGCGTCCACGTGACCGCCCTCGATGGCCTCGTCAACGTCAACTCCCTTTTCACAATCGCTGTATTCGTGGGCCTCTCTCTCACCACCCCAGGCCAGCGCAGCCTCGAGAATCGCTCTGCCTGCGACGCGGGCATCGATGTGGCGAAAAAACTCCTTGTCTTTGAGGTTGTGTCTTTCAGCTTCTTCCTCTTTTCCTCCCTAATTGCTCAAGGCCTGAAACTTGCTATTAACTTGTTGAATAGCAAAGACGTGGATGAGGCTTTCAGAGCCCACATCAATCTaaaggtattgagatttgggaTGATGGGTTCTGCGGTGGGGTCGGTGATGGGTTGCATCTTCTTGGTGCTTTCAATGGTGAATGTGATTCAGATTCGGTTGGGGATGTTGTCATGTGGAAGCAAGAGTGCGGTTCACGCGGTTACAGCATTGGTCCTTCTGGTTTCTTCGGCTCTCTTGATTTATATTTCCACTGCCTTTTATGCTTTTCTGCACTGA